From a region of the Malania oleifera isolate guangnan ecotype guangnan chromosome 12, ASM2987363v1, whole genome shotgun sequence genome:
- the LOC131144925 gene encoding F-box/kelch-repeat protein At1g23390, which produces MDMDKILDEFQEEEEEEEAPIHGDVLEAILARVPLVDLVPANRVSRSWERAVTSSLSRVNAPKPWLFVHAQNPRSGVPITHAYDPRSRAWLQIDRPSIKHASAIRSNNSNLLYELSPSHLAFSVDPLHLEWHRTDAPRVWRTDPIVATIGSRIVVAGGACDFEDDPLSVEMYDIRTGARDSCQSMPAMFKYSAAATWLSVAADGRELFATEKASGVTHSFDPETKSWCGPYDLRPDPSVFFCAVGFAGDRLILVALAGDAERLGGVKIFEVNRESFERDEIGEMPEEILEKLRSDDSPVSSVDVCMAEGYVYVINPCEPKEVVFCELGGVRCRWGSVRNRVVEDEGKRMERVVYSCSKVVMDDLQKALRSDRIGRFVVKWIDES; this is translated from the coding sequence ATGGATATGGATAAAATTTTGGATGAatttcaagaagaagaagaagaagaagaagctccAATCCATGGAGACGTTTTGGAAGCCATTCTTGCGCGGGTGCCGCTCGTCGATCTTGTCCCCGCGAATCGCGTTTCCAGGTCATGGGAGCGCGCCGTTACGTCGTCCCTCTCGCGTGTCAATGCGCCAAAGCCCTGGCTCTTCGTTCACGCGCAGAATCCTCGCTCCGGGGTCCCGATCACGCACGCGTACGACCCTCGCTCGCGAGCGTGGCTCCAGATCGATCGGCCGTCGATTAAGCACGCCTCTGCCATTCGATCGAACAACTCCAATCTCCTCTACGAGCTCTCGCCGTCGCACCTGGCCTTCTCCGTCGATCCTCTCCACCTGGAATGGCACCGCACGGACGCTCCTCGCGTGTGGCGGACGGACCCGATTGTCGCGACCATTGGCTCTCGCATCGTCGTCGCGGGCGGTGCTTGCGACTTCGAGGACGATCCCCTATCGGTCGAGATGTACGACATCAGGACCGGCGCGCGTGACTCGTGCCAGTCGATGCCGGCGATGTTCAAGTACTCCGCCGCCGCCACGTGGCTCTCGGTCGCCGCGGACGGTCGCGAGCTCTTCGCCACGGAGAAAGCCTCCGGCGTAACGCACTCATTCGATCCGGAGACGAAATCGTGGTGCGGTCCGTACGATCTGCGGCCGGACCCGAGCGTCTTCTTCTGCGCCGTCGGATTCGCCGGCGACCGCCTGATCCTGGTGGCTCTGGCGGGAGACGCGGAGAGGCTGGGAGGCGTAAAGATATTCGAAGTGAACCGCGAGAGCTTCGAGAGGGACGAGATTGGGGAAATGCCGGAGGAGATCCTGGAGAAGCTGAGGAGCGATGATTCGCCGGTGTCGTCGGTCGATGTTTGTATGGCGGAGGGTTACGTGTACGTGATAAATCCTTGCGAACCTAAGGAGGTGGTGTTCTGCGAATTGGGCGGTGTGAGATGCAGGTGGGGGAGTGTGAGAAACCGGGTGGTGGAAGATGAAGGGAAGAGGATGGAGAGGGTGGTGTACAGTTGCTCGAAGGTGGTGATGGACGATCTGCAGAAGGCGTTGAGGTCTGATCGCATCGGAAGATTTGTGGTGAAGTGGATAGATGAAAGTTGA